From uncultured Desulfobacter sp., the proteins below share one genomic window:
- a CDS encoding PstA family ABC transporter permease, whose translation MNNPSDQTVPDRGRTIDLVKKGLNKRYRKERCFRICGFAAVIISLCFLALLFISIISNGYTAFQQTLVRLDVFLDTSVIDKDDLAGANYSKLIHDALVSVCPDVTKHDDKRKLYRLVSTGAAYILQDYVAKNRNDIGTTIQIWVPADADVDMLMKGHIDLDKPESQRRIDNRQLAWVDHLVSQKRIKKVFNRTFFTASDSREAELAGILGAVWGSFYTLIVTLVLSLPTGISAAVYLEEFAPKSRFKDIIEVNINNLAAAPPLMFGLLGLAVFLNFLGLPRSVPIVSGLVLTLMTLPSIIQVGRSALRAVPHSIREASLGIGTSKVQMVAHHLLPHALPGMVTGTIIAMSRGLGEAAPLLMIGMVAFIVNVPVGFTDPSTVLPVQIFLWAGSPEKAFLEKGSAAILVLLFFLVVMNGTAVILKKIFVKNQ comes from the coding sequence ATGAATAATCCAAGTGATCAGACTGTACCCGACAGAGGCAGAACCATAGATCTTGTAAAAAAAGGGCTTAATAAACGCTACCGCAAGGAGCGCTGTTTTCGTATTTGTGGGTTTGCCGCTGTTATTATCAGTTTATGCTTTTTGGCCCTGTTGTTTATTTCCATCATTTCCAATGGGTATACTGCATTTCAACAGACCCTTGTCCGGCTGGATGTTTTTTTGGATACCAGCGTCATTGATAAAGATGATCTGGCAGGTGCTAATTATTCCAAACTGATCCATGATGCATTGGTGTCTGTTTGCCCGGATGTAACCAAACATGATGACAAACGCAAGTTGTATAGGCTTGTCAGCACAGGTGCGGCTTACATACTCCAGGATTATGTGGCTAAAAATCGGAATGATATCGGAACCACGATTCAGATATGGGTGCCGGCTGATGCCGATGTGGACATGTTGATGAAGGGGCACATTGACCTGGATAAACCGGAATCCCAAAGACGAATTGATAACCGGCAGTTAGCCTGGGTGGATCATTTGGTCAGCCAGAAACGGATCAAAAAGGTGTTTAATAGGACCTTTTTTACTGCATCAGACTCAAGAGAGGCTGAACTTGCCGGTATCCTGGGTGCTGTCTGGGGGTCTTTCTATACCCTTATCGTGACTTTGGTTCTCTCTTTACCTACTGGGATATCAGCTGCTGTGTATCTGGAAGAGTTTGCGCCGAAAAGCAGATTCAAAGATATCATTGAAGTAAATATTAATAACCTGGCAGCTGCACCGCCGCTTATGTTCGGGTTGCTGGGACTTGCCGTGTTTTTAAATTTTTTAGGTCTGCCCAGATCTGTCCCGATTGTCAGCGGGTTGGTTTTAACTTTGATGACGTTGCCCTCTATTATTCAAGTCGGTCGTTCGGCACTTAGGGCGGTACCGCATTCTATTCGTGAAGCAAGCTTAGGGATTGGTACTTCTAAAGTTCAAATGGTGGCGCATCATCTTTTGCCCCATGCCCTGCCGGGCATGGTCACCGGTACCATCATCGCCATGTCCCGGGGTTTAGGGGAAGCGGCGCCCCTTTTGATGATCGGCATGGTGGCTTTTATTGTGAATGTCCCTGTCGGATTTACAGATCCTTCTACAGTGCTGCCCGTACAAATCTTTTTGTGGGCCGGCAGTCCGGAAAAAGCATTTCTTGAAAAAGGGTCGGCTGCTATTTTGGTGCTTCTGTTTTTTTTAGTGGTCATGAATGGTACGGCTGTCATCTTAAAAAAAATATTTGTAAAAAATCAGTGA
- a CDS encoding substrate-binding domain-containing protein: MKKLIVIMIIPASLLFFGMAQAFGGAARDYITIVGSSTVYPFATVVAENFGKKTRFKTPKVESTGSGGGHKLFGAGIGINHPDITNSSSRITKSQLKKDFSNGVKEVVEVKIGYDGIVVANSRQSPVFRLTRKDLFLGLAKQVPVTGDTGALQPNPYETWNQINPSLPDTKIEVLGPPPTSGTRDAFMELAMEAGANTFTWIVNLKTIDNKRYKIICDTIREDGAYIEAGENDNLIVEKLIKAPEALGVLGFSFLDQNTDKIQGTFIDGVQPTFEAIADGFYPLSRPLYFYIKKAHVDNIPGMRSYLAEFTSENTWGDDGYLTAKGLIPMPMAERQHYRKVAEQLIPLTLDDLN; encoded by the coding sequence ATGAAAAAATTGATTGTTATTATGATTATCCCGGCTTCTTTATTATTTTTTGGAATGGCCCAAGCTTTTGGCGGTGCAGCAAGGGATTATATCACCATTGTCGGATCCTCAACAGTCTATCCATTTGCCACTGTAGTGGCTGAAAATTTTGGAAAAAAAACGCGTTTTAAAACCCCGAAAGTTGAGTCCACCGGATCCGGCGGCGGCCATAAGCTTTTTGGCGCAGGTATTGGTATAAACCATCCGGATATTACCAACAGTTCATCCCGGATTACAAAAAGTCAGCTGAAAAAAGACTTCAGCAACGGCGTAAAAGAGGTCGTTGAGGTAAAAATTGGCTATGACGGCATTGTTGTTGCAAATTCAAGACAAAGTCCGGTGTTCAGGCTGACCAGAAAAGATCTGTTTCTTGGTCTGGCAAAACAGGTGCCTGTGACCGGAGATACCGGCGCTTTGCAACCAAACCCGTATGAAACCTGGAATCAGATAAATCCATCGCTTCCGGATACCAAAATTGAAGTGCTTGGTCCGCCGCCTACATCGGGAACTCGTGATGCGTTTATGGAACTTGCCATGGAAGCCGGCGCAAATACATTTACATGGATAGTAAATTTGAAAACGATCGATAATAAAAGGTACAAAATAATCTGTGATACCATTCGAGAAGACGGTGCTTACATCGAAGCCGGTGAAAATGATAACCTGATTGTGGAAAAATTGATCAAGGCCCCTGAAGCCTTAGGCGTTTTGGGCTTTTCTTTTCTGGACCAGAACACGGATAAGATCCAGGGAACCTTTATTGACGGTGTGCAGCCGACATTTGAGGCCATTGCCGACGGATTTTATCCCTTGTCCCGGCCCCTGTATTTTTATATTAAAAAAGCACATGTCGATAATATCCCCGGCATGAGGTCATATTTGGCTGAATTCACAAGTGAAAATACCTGGGGTGATGATGGGTATCTGACAGCAAAAGGGTTGATCCCCATGCCTATGGCGGAACGTCAGCATTATAGAAAAGTTGCTGAACAACTTATTCCTTTGACTTTGGATGATCTTAATTAA
- a CDS encoding ferritin family protein: protein MNFKSVDEILGFAIDREKEAVKFYASFAEEAPSAALKQTFIDFSKEEEKHVTLLSDISGNKAMIDSYELKKIPDLKISNYMVDTEYEKGMPMPEVLKLAMKREEKSVKLYQVLSEKTDNADAKKLFQILVQEESKHKLGLESMYDDYLANNEG, encoded by the coding sequence ATGAATTTTAAATCCGTGGATGAAATATTGGGATTTGCCATTGACAGAGAAAAAGAAGCTGTAAAATTTTATGCATCTTTTGCCGAGGAAGCGCCTTCCGCAGCACTGAAACAGACTTTCATCGATTTTTCCAAAGAGGAAGAAAAACATGTGACGCTGCTTTCCGATATTTCCGGAAACAAGGCAATGATTGACAGCTATGAGCTCAAAAAGATCCCTGATCTTAAAATAAGCAATTACATGGTGGATACCGAATATGAAAAAGGCATGCCTATGCCTGAAGTTTTGAAACTTGCCATGAAAAGAGAGGAAAAATCCGTCAAGCTGTATCAGGTCCTATCGGAGAAGACTGATAATGCAGATGCAAAAAAGCTGTTTCAGATCCTTGTCCAGGAAGAGTCCAAGCATAAACTTGGCCTGGAATCCATGTATGATGATTATCTGGCAAACAATGAAGGATAA
- a CDS encoding desulfoferrodoxin → MAEKMGIYKCQKCGNIVQVLHGEQPPATCCGKPMDRLVANTVDAAKEKHVPVLEKIEGGYKVSVGSVAHPMTKEHYIEWIELVSCNGAYVQRMMLEPDAAPEAVFKCDEDKVEAMAYCNLHGLWKA, encoded by the coding sequence ATGGCTGAAAAAATGGGAATTTATAAATGTCAAAAATGCGGCAACATTGTTCAGGTTCTTCATGGTGAACAACCGCCGGCAACCTGCTGCGGAAAACCCATGGATCGCCTGGTGGCCAACACGGTTGATGCCGCTAAAGAAAAACATGTTCCCGTACTTGAAAAAATTGAAGGTGGTTACAAAGTGTCTGTGGGCAGCGTTGCTCATCCCATGACAAAAGAACACTATATCGAATGGATTGAACTTGTATCCTGTAACGGTGCATATGTTCAGCGTATGATGCTCGAACCGGATGCGGCGCCCGAAGCGGTTTTTAAATGTGACGAAGACAAAGTTGAAGCCATGGCGTATTGCAATCTTCACGGGCTGTGGAAAGCTTAA
- a CDS encoding exodeoxyribonuclease III, with the protein MGKKTQLKLISWNVNGLRAVLKKEFFDSVADMDPDILMLQETKLQEDQRSDQMIQFGDYESFWNYSTVKKGYSGVVSYTKITPNAVTTQFGMPEYDGEGRIIRMDFKRFVLFNIYFPNGQMNDERLAYKLAFYDWFIDYAQELRDKGKSIIVTGDFNTAHNEIDLKNPGPNAKRSGFLRIERDVLDKMLDMGYVDTFRHFYPETVKYSWWSYRFNARKNNAGWRIDYFFVTRDLIENGVVKDAFIDNEIFGSDHCPVGLVVEV; encoded by the coding sequence ATGGGTAAAAAAACACAATTAAAGCTGATTTCATGGAATGTAAACGGGCTTCGTGCGGTTTTGAAAAAGGAATTTTTTGATTCTGTAGCCGACATGGACCCGGACATTCTGATGCTCCAGGAGACAAAGCTTCAGGAGGATCAACGAAGTGACCAGATGATTCAGTTTGGTGACTACGAAAGCTTTTGGAATTATTCAACCGTTAAAAAGGGTTACTCCGGTGTGGTCTCATACACAAAAATCACGCCGAATGCTGTGACAACCCAGTTTGGTATGCCCGAATATGATGGTGAGGGCCGGATAATAAGAATGGACTTTAAGCGGTTTGTTTTGTTTAACATCTATTTTCCCAACGGCCAGATGAACGATGAAAGGCTTGCCTATAAATTGGCGTTTTATGATTGGTTTATTGATTATGCCCAAGAATTAAGAGATAAGGGAAAATCAATTATCGTCACCGGTGATTTTAACACAGCCCATAATGAGATCGATTTGAAAAATCCGGGGCCTAACGCGAAGCGATCCGGCTTCTTGCGGATCGAGCGGGATGTGTTGGATAAAATGTTGGATATGGGGTATGTGGACACCTTTCGCCATTTTTATCCTGAAACGGTGAAATATTCGTGGTGGTCCTACCGTTTTAATGCAAGAAAAAATAATGCAGGATGGCGTATTGACTACTTTTTTGTCACCCGTGATCTCATTGAAAACGGTGTTGTAAAAGACGCATTCATTGATAATGAAATTTTTGGTTCTGATCACTGCCCTGTGGGATTGGTGGTTGAAGTGTAG
- a CDS encoding DHH family phosphoesterase — MTSNREKVKQFLSHFSGTSKVLVIINADPDAIASAMAVKRILWRRVSEVVITYFNKITRPDNLAMIEYTEAGIVPLSDVDKSLFSKFVVVDSQPDHNENFSGIEYDAIIDHHPLSCTDGAFVDIRPDYGACSTMFTEYMRSLNVKPSAKLASALMLGIKTDTANFTRQASSRDIRAFQFLYKYANMNIVTKVERAYMTESDLDFLGNAIKKRTIRDNRAFYHAGIISKPDELVVAADFFLSIAGVNWSVVSGVVDKKLIVILRNDGLRKGAGKTAQEAFSKFGSAGGHKTMARAELDISLIRKEINRVNQKALTQWVVERITQTAGKKIE, encoded by the coding sequence ATGACCAGTAACCGGGAAAAAGTTAAACAATTTCTGTCCCATTTTTCAGGAACCTCCAAGGTGCTTGTAATAATCAATGCGGACCCTGATGCCATTGCATCTGCCATGGCTGTAAAACGCATTTTATGGCGCAGGGTCAGTGAGGTTGTGATTACCTATTTTAATAAAATCACCCGGCCGGACAATCTGGCCATGATTGAGTATACCGAAGCCGGCATCGTTCCCTTATCTGATGTGGATAAATCTTTGTTTAGTAAATTTGTAGTGGTTGATTCCCAGCCCGACCACAATGAGAATTTTTCAGGTATCGAATATGATGCCATCATTGATCACCATCCATTATCCTGTACTGATGGTGCTTTTGTGGATATCCGGCCCGATTACGGGGCCTGTTCCACCATGTTTACCGAATATATGCGCAGTCTGAATGTAAAACCCTCTGCAAAACTTGCCTCCGCCTTGATGCTGGGGATAAAAACGGATACAGCCAATTTTACCCGCCAGGCCTCCTCCAGGGATATCAGAGCTTTTCAGTTTTTGTACAAATATGCGAATATGAATATTGTCACCAAGGTTGAGCGGGCCTATATGACGGAATCCGATTTGGATTTTTTAGGAAACGCTATAAAAAAAAGAACCATACGGGACAACCGGGCTTTTTATCATGCCGGAATCATTTCCAAGCCCGACGAACTGGTGGTGGCTGCTGATTTTTTTCTCTCCATTGCCGGGGTGAACTGGAGCGTGGTATCCGGCGTGGTGGATAAAAAATTGATTGTAATCCTTCGTAATGATGGCCTGCGCAAAGGCGCGGGAAAGACAGCCCAGGAGGCATTTTCCAAATTCGGATCTGCCGGTGGACATAAAACCATGGCCCGGGCTGAACTGGATATTTCCCTGATCCGCAAGGAGATCAATCGGGTAAACCAAAAGGCACTGACCCAATGGGTGGTTGAACGGATCACCCAGACCGCAGGAAAAAAGATCGAATAA
- a CDS encoding ferredoxin-thioredoxin reductase catalytic domain-containing protein, producing the protein MNTEQLYDALKKSQEKQGAFFNKDKDLVFELLESLQLNRERYGYMACPCRLACGDREHDKDIICPCEYRKADMEEFGACYCGLYVSERVNNLEAVPEYVPERRPAEKII; encoded by the coding sequence ATGAACACAGAACAGCTTTATGATGCTCTGAAAAAATCACAGGAAAAACAAGGGGCTTTTTTTAACAAAGACAAAGACCTGGTATTTGAATTGCTGGAAAGCCTGCAACTCAACAGAGAAAGGTACGGCTATATGGCCTGTCCATGCCGCCTGGCCTGTGGGGACAGGGAACACGACAAGGATATTATTTGTCCCTGCGAATACCGTAAGGCGGATATGGAAGAATTTGGCGCCTGTTATTGCGGGCTTTATGTCTCGGAAAGAGTGAACAATCTTGAAGCGGTACCGGAGTATGTCCCGGAAAGAAGGCCCGCAGAAAAAATAATATAG
- a CDS encoding cytochrome ubiquinol oxidase subunit I, translated as MDPVFLSRLQFAAATMFHFLFVPLTLGLSILIAYMETKYAWSGDKNYLRMTKFWGKLFLINFALGVVTGITLEFQFGTNWSRYSEYVGDVFGSILAIEASAAFFLESTFIGVWIFGWKKISAKAHAIVMWLVALAGNFSAVWILIANGFMQHPVGYDIRNGRAELTDFLAVITNKHGILEIIHVVPASLLLGSFFVMGISAYHLLKKQHTEVFLKSFRIALVVGLVSSLVLGLTGDMHGVNVSKTQPAKLAAMESHWETTAQAPIVLFAIPDETQEKNKIEIGSIPGILSFLGFHDFNAEVVGLRDIPKEDRPPVLPTFVGFRTMVGLGTLFILLMIYGWFRRDKLLESRNFLRIMMLAIPLPYIAMEMGWVVSEVGRQPWIVYNLMRTADAASPIAGTQVMVSLTAFILVYGLLGAVGFYLIAKSVKEGPEAATA; from the coding sequence ATGGATCCGGTTTTTCTGTCCAGACTGCAGTTTGCAGCAGCAACCATGTTCCATTTTCTTTTTGTTCCATTGACCCTGGGGCTGTCTATCTTGATCGCATACATGGAGACCAAGTATGCCTGGTCAGGGGACAAAAATTACCTAAGGATGACAAAATTCTGGGGCAAATTATTTTTGATTAACTTTGCCTTGGGCGTTGTCACCGGCATCACGCTGGAGTTTCAGTTCGGCACCAACTGGTCCCGGTACAGCGAGTATGTGGGGGATGTATTTGGTTCCATTCTGGCCATTGAGGCATCGGCGGCATTTTTCCTTGAGTCCACCTTCATCGGCGTCTGGATTTTTGGCTGGAAAAAAATTTCAGCCAAAGCCCATGCCATTGTTATGTGGTTGGTGGCATTGGCCGGGAATTTCAGTGCTGTCTGGATTCTAATTGCCAATGGATTCATGCAGCATCCCGTAGGATATGATATCAGAAACGGGCGTGCCGAACTCACCGATTTTCTGGCTGTCATTACCAACAAGCACGGAATTTTGGAAATCATTCATGTGGTACCGGCATCCCTGCTTTTGGGTTCCTTTTTTGTTATGGGCATCTCTGCCTACCACCTGCTGAAAAAACAGCATACTGAAGTATTTTTAAAATCTTTCAGAATTGCCCTGGTTGTAGGCCTTGTCAGCTCGCTGGTACTAGGTTTGACCGGAGATATGCACGGCGTTAATGTATCCAAAACCCAGCCGGCCAAACTGGCAGCCATGGAATCCCACTGGGAAACCACTGCCCAGGCCCCCATTGTCTTGTTTGCCATTCCCGATGAGACACAGGAAAAAAACAAAATCGAAATCGGCTCTATTCCGGGCATATTAAGTTTCCTTGGATTTCATGATTTTAATGCAGAGGTTGTCGGTTTACGAGACATTCCCAAAGAGGATCGTCCGCCAGTGCTGCCGACATTTGTCGGCTTTAGAACCATGGTAGGACTTGGTACCCTGTTTATTCTTCTGATGATATACGGCTGGTTCCGGCGCGACAAACTGCTGGAGAGCCGCAATTTTCTGAGAATCATGATGTTAGCCATTCCTTTGCCATATATCGCCATGGAAATGGGATGGGTAGTTTCTGAAGTGGGACGCCAGCCATGGATTGTTTACAATCTGATGCGCACAGCAGATGCGGCTTCCCCCATTGCAGGCACCCAGGTAATGGTTTCACTTACGGCTTTCATCCTGGTCTACGGCCTGCTTGGGGCTGTGGGCTTCTACCTGATTGCCAAATCCGTTAAAGAAGGCCCTGAGGCCGCTACAGCATAA
- a CDS encoding TIGR01777 family oxidoreductase encodes MIKKIFIQKSPIHAPVSALFAWHEKDGAINRLTPPWAPLSLVARTGRGIDKGVEVTFKIKIFGIPMKWQARHIGYKKNAMFRDCQIKGPFAHWEHSHLFHERSPDITVMEDQVRFSLPFGIFSLPFYGYAKRELSRMFFYRHQVLKYDMENRVGKIQKKRILISGGSGAIGKTLVSFLRTCGHEVICLVRDSSVRDLNKQSQDVHFWDPYSNVLDMDAIGPVDAVINLNGVDISKGKWTFSQRAKILNSRVISTQVLVEKMRQMPHPPSTFISASAIGFYGDGGQSRLTEESEGSDCFISRVCRQWEAASLGAMDAGIRTVQLRIGVVLTPAGGALERMLQPFLMGLGTRLADGKQYMSWIGMEDVLGGILHILGNKEIRGPVNLTAPEPVTNREFTHTLAGILGRRAPFVLPKAAVLALWGEMGKETLLASARVMPEKLIKSGYKFVHPKLGRALCHVLGRVPQKTDGKM; translated from the coding sequence ATGATAAAAAAAATATTTATTCAAAAAAGCCCAATTCATGCCCCTGTATCAGCTCTCTTTGCCTGGCATGAAAAAGATGGCGCCATCAATCGGCTTACCCCGCCATGGGCACCTTTGTCACTGGTGGCAAGAACGGGCAGGGGCATTGACAAAGGCGTTGAAGTTACATTCAAAATAAAGATTTTTGGAATTCCCATGAAATGGCAGGCCCGGCATATAGGTTACAAAAAAAACGCAATGTTTCGGGACTGTCAAATTAAAGGCCCTTTTGCCCATTGGGAGCACTCTCATCTGTTTCATGAGCGTTCACCGGATATAACCGTTATGGAAGATCAGGTCAGGTTTAGTCTCCCCTTCGGCATTTTCAGCCTCCCTTTTTACGGATACGCCAAAAGAGAACTATCGCGCATGTTTTTTTATCGGCATCAGGTGCTCAAATATGATATGGAGAACCGGGTGGGTAAAATACAAAAAAAGCGGATTTTGATCTCAGGCGGGTCCGGCGCCATTGGAAAAACGCTGGTCTCTTTTTTAAGGACCTGTGGTCATGAAGTAATCTGTCTGGTGCGTGATTCTTCGGTTCGTGATTTAAATAAACAATCACAAGATGTGCACTTCTGGGATCCTTACAGCAATGTTTTAGATATGGATGCCATTGGACCTGTTGATGCGGTGATTAATTTGAACGGGGTGGATATTTCCAAAGGGAAATGGACTTTTAGTCAGCGTGCCAAAATTCTCAATTCACGGGTGATTTCTACCCAGGTACTTGTGGAAAAGATGAGACAAATGCCCCATCCACCGTCCACCTTTATTTCTGCCTCTGCCATTGGGTTTTATGGTGATGGTGGACAGAGCAGACTGACAGAGGAAAGCGAAGGGAGCGATTGCTTTATCTCCCGGGTTTGTCGTCAGTGGGAAGCAGCTTCCTTGGGAGCCATGGATGCAGGTATCCGTACAGTACAACTGCGAATCGGCGTGGTGCTGACCCCGGCCGGCGGGGCGTTGGAACGTATGTTGCAACCTTTTCTAATGGGGCTTGGTACCCGGCTGGCCGATGGTAAACAGTACATGAGCTGGATCGGCATGGAAGATGTGCTGGGCGGTATTCTTCATATCCTTGGAAACAAAGAGATCCGTGGGCCGGTAAATCTTACGGCGCCGGAACCTGTGACTAATAGGGAATTTACTCATACCCTGGCTGGGATACTGGGGCGCCGTGCACCCTTTGTTTTGCCAAAAGCCGCTGTGTTGGCGCTTTGGGGGGAGATGGGAAAGGAAACCTTGCTGGCTTCAGCCAGGGTCATGCCTGAAAAATTAATTAAAAGCGGCTATAAATTTGTCCATCCCAAATTGGGAAGGGCCCTATGCCATGTGCTGGGCAGGGTGCCGCAAAAAACAGATGGAAAAATGTAA
- a CDS encoding rubredoxin, translating to MYDPAQGDPDRGIAPGTAFEDLPENWNCPVCGEPKGEFRKNG from the coding sequence GTGTATGACCCGGCTCAAGGCGATCCAGACAGGGGCATTGCCCCCGGCACAGCCTTTGAAGATCTTCCTGAAAACTGGAACTGCCCTGTATGCGGTGAACCCAAAGGCGAATTTAGAAAAAACGGGTAA
- the cydB gene encoding cytochrome d ubiquinol oxidase subunit II has product MDLQTIWFFLWGLLWAIFFLTDGFDFGIGILYPFAGKTDRDKRVMLNAKGPLWDGNEVWLITAGGVTFAAFPKVYATMFSSLYTPLLLILFALIFRGVALHFRGKIDSPIWKKIWDTLIFLGSFFPALLFGVAFANIFAGIPFDDQGLYHGNTLKLLNPYGLLGGVLFVLLFMLHGANWMTIKATGELQERFATIAAKIWMVLVPVAVIFLIASYFATNLYANYIKSPALFLVIFVAVAALLSARYFTAQKAWFSAWFASALTIMGCTFFGVCGLFPTLFPSNMDPTWSLTAFNASSSPLTLKIMLGVVAIFIPLVIAYQTWSYYLFKDPVSDEDLGMDEAY; this is encoded by the coding sequence ATGGATCTTCAAACAATATGGTTTTTTCTATGGGGACTTCTTTGGGCGATTTTTTTTCTGACCGACGGATTTGATTTCGGAATCGGCATTCTCTATCCCTTTGCCGGCAAAACCGACCGGGACAAACGGGTAATGCTTAATGCCAAAGGGCCTTTATGGGACGGAAATGAAGTGTGGTTGATTACGGCTGGCGGCGTCACCTTTGCCGCATTCCCCAAAGTTTATGCCACAATGTTTTCATCCCTTTATACCCCGCTGCTGCTCATCTTATTTGCATTGATTTTCAGAGGCGTTGCCCTTCATTTCAGGGGTAAAATTGACAGTCCGATTTGGAAAAAAATATGGGACACCCTTATTTTTCTTGGCTCTTTTTTCCCGGCGCTCTTGTTCGGGGTGGCATTTGCCAATATTTTTGCAGGCATTCCCTTTGACGACCAGGGACTTTACCACGGCAACACCTTAAAGCTGCTCAATCCCTACGGCCTTTTAGGCGGCGTATTGTTTGTCCTGTTGTTCATGCTTCATGGGGCCAACTGGATGACCATCAAGGCTACAGGAGAACTTCAGGAACGCTTTGCAACAATTGCGGCCAAAATATGGATGGTACTTGTGCCTGTGGCCGTAATTTTTCTCATCGCCTCATATTTTGCCACGAACCTCTATGCCAATTACATCAAGTCACCGGCCCTGTTCTTAGTAATTTTTGTGGCTGTGGCAGCATTGCTTTCCGCCCGGTACTTTACTGCCCAAAAGGCTTGGTTCAGCGCCTGGTTTGCATCGGCCCTGACCATTATGGGATGCACTTTTTTCGGCGTCTGTGGTCTGTTTCCGACATTGTTTCCTTCCAATATGGACCCGACCTGGAGCCTGACTGCATTTAATGCATCTTCAAGCCCTCTTACCCTTAAGATCATGCTCGGCGTGGTGGCAATTTTTATTCCCCTCGTAATTGCATATCAGACCTGGTCCTATTATTTGTTCAAGGACCCTGTTTCTGACGAAGATCTGGGCATGGACGAGGCATATTAA
- a CDS encoding rubredoxin, with the protein MDKYVCGPCGYVYDPAEGDADGGIDPGTAFEDLPEDWVCPVCGAAKDEFEKE; encoded by the coding sequence ATGGACAAATATGTATGCGGACCCTGTGGTTATGTGTATGACCCGGCAGAAGGCGATGCGGACGGTGGGATTGATCCCGGCACAGCGTTTGAAGATCTTCCTGAAGATTGGGTCTGTCCCGTGTGTGGCGCAGCCAAAGATGAATTTGAAAAAGAATAG
- the pstB gene encoding phosphate ABC transporter ATP-binding protein PstB, protein MNEEQITGHTPRRAGRRPLIERTERTTVGKTTVENPRMSCRDLAVYYDSKRAISNITLDIGRNEVIAMIGPSGCGKSTFLRCLNRMNDTVENCLVTGQVIMDGKNIYDSDVDVVPLRAQVGMVFQMPNPFPKSIYNNIAYGARIHGLVRNREETDELVVGALKRAGLWSEVKDRLEMPGTSLSGGQQQRLCIARAIAVNPEVILMDEPCSSLDPIATAIIEELIDELRHNYTIAIVTHSMQQASRISQRTAYFHQGDLIEVGSTDQIFLNPLHQLTEDYITGRFE, encoded by the coding sequence ATGAATGAGGAACAAATAACCGGTCATACGCCCAGAAGAGCAGGGCGTCGTCCGCTGATTGAGCGGACAGAGCGGACAACCGTGGGGAAGACTACGGTTGAAAATCCCAGGATGAGCTGTCGAGATCTGGCGGTCTACTACGACTCCAAAAGAGCCATCAGCAATATTACTTTGGATATCGGGCGCAACGAAGTGATTGCAATGATCGGTCCTTCTGGGTGCGGGAAATCAACGTTTCTTCGCTGTCTTAACCGGATGAATGATACCGTTGAAAACTGTCTTGTAACCGGCCAGGTCATCATGGATGGAAAAAATATATATGACAGTGACGTGGATGTGGTGCCGCTCAGGGCCCAGGTGGGTATGGTTTTCCAAATGCCCAACCCATTTCCAAAATCTATTTATAACAACATTGCCTATGGTGCGAGAATCCACGGTCTTGTCCGGAACCGGGAAGAGACCGACGAACTGGTTGTGGGAGCACTGAAACGGGCTGGGCTTTGGAGTGAAGTTAAGGATCGGCTGGAAATGCCCGGAACCAGTTTGTCCGGCGGTCAGCAGCAGCGTCTGTGTATTGCAAGAGCAATTGCCGTGAATCCGGAAGTGATTCTCATGGATGAACCCTGCTCCTCCCTGGACCCCATTGCCACGGCAATTATCGAAGAACTTATTGATGAGCTTAGACACAATTACACCATTGCCATTGTGACGCACTCCATGCAGCAGGCATCCCGGATATCCCAGCGTACGGCCTATTTTCACCAGGGCGATCTTATCGAAGTTGGATCAACAGATCAGATATTTTTAAATCCGCTGCACCAGCTTACTGAAGATTATATTACCGGACGGTTTGAATAG
- a CDS encoding glutaredoxin family protein, translating into MDNCIPKLYGLSTCSHCRATKKLFDEHNIEYEYVQVDDFKGDERKELLKEIKALNPRCSFPTIEIDKETVIVGNKQNDIKKALGIKE; encoded by the coding sequence ATGGATAATTGTATCCCCAAACTATACGGATTAAGTACATGCAGCCACTGTAGAGCCACCAAAAAGCTGTTTGATGAACACAATATTGAATATGAATATGTACAGGTTGACGACTTCAAGGGGGATGAACGTAAGGAACTTCTCAAGGAAATCAAAGCATTGAACCCAAGATGCTCTTTTCCCACCATCGAAATCGATAAAGAGACTGTAATTGTCGGAAATAAGCAAAACGATATTAAAAAAGCATTGGGAATAAAAGAATGA